AATACAATAACCGCTAAAGATATAGCTATTTTTCCTACATTAACAGATTTTATTTCTACGCTATCGTTAATATAATTTATAGCATTTTGCAAACCAAGCTCATTAAATAAAAAATTAGTTTCTAATAAATTTGCATTGTTTCTTAAATATACTAAGATTTCATTATAAGATTTAATGGTATTTCTTAAATTATTTTCACTATTTTCTAAAGTTCTAAGTTGCTCTATGTCGTTGATTTTTTCTTTATCTACAGAAAAATTAAATACTATACTTTCTTTTAACTCATCTATAGTTTTGTCTATTATGGCTTTAATTTTTTGGCTTTGTGCTCCTTGTATAAAGATTTTTTCAAGCTCAAAAATACACATATAAAACCGCTCAGCAGAAGTTAAATTTAAAAGTTTAATTTTATTATCAACATAATCATAATATCTATTTTGTTTTTGTGCTCTTTCAATATTTTTTTGCAAATCACTTTTAGTGTCTAAAAAATCTTTCACCTCTTTATCTTCAATCTTTTGCGCTACCATTTTTAAAGGTAAAATAGTCAAAATGCTATTTTTTTGTCTTTCAATTTCTTTTATATTATCTTTAAATTCACTCACATTAGAATCACTTGTGTTAAAACTTTCTAAAACTAAATTAAGTTCTATGTAATTTTGTACTAAAGAAAAAATACTATTTTTATCATTAAATATATTTTGGTTTTCTTTATCTTGTGCATTTAAATTTAAAATAAATATTGTTAGTAAAATTAAAAATATTTTTTTCATGATTTTTTTATCCTCTCTTGTATAAGTATAAAATTTTCAAAATTAAAATCATACTCATAAATTTCACCCGTTTCTATGATGTAATACCAAGCATGAAGTTCTATTTCTTTTTTATTTAAAGCTTCTTCTATCCCTGGATAAGTAAGCAAATTTTGCAAAGAATTAACTAAGTTCATCTTCTCAGTCATCCAAGCTCTCATTGCTATATCGTCTTTAGCAACCTGAGAAACTTTGATTTTTATTGGCTCAAGCAAGGTAAGCCATTTTTTAACATTAGGCATATTCTTTAAATCATTTTCACTAGCATATAAAGCCGCACAGCCACCACAATTGCTATGGCCGCAAACTATAATATTTTTAATATGCAAAGAATTAAAAGCATACTCAATAGCTGAAGTAGTCGCTAAAAAATCATCACCTACTCTATAAGGTGGAATTATATTGCCTATATTTCTTATAACAAAAAGCTCACCTGGACCTGTGTTGGTGATTAAATTTGGAATCACTCTAGAATCAGCACAACCTATAAAAAGCGTATGAGGGTTTTGCTTGTTTTTTAAACTTTCAAAAAGTTCTGCATGCTCTTTAAAATCCTCTTGCATAAATTTTAAAGCACCTTCGATCAAATTTTTCAAAAATTTCCTTTAGCAAAAATTTAATTACAAATTATACTAACTATTATTTAATCTATAAATTATCGCATAAATTTATTTTTTATTATATTTTTATACAATTTTAATCTTTTATTTATCTTTTTTTTGTAAATTTGGATTTTAAAAAATATTTTGGAGGATATTAATGAGTCTTTATGATAGAGATTATTCTAACTCTAAAACTCAAGAATTTGAAGGTTATGCTAGAAGTGATTTAAGTGTTTTTATTAAGCAAACTTATCAGCTTTTTGCCGCTTCGTTATTAGCAGCAACAGCAGGTGCTTATGTGGGAATTTTTGCCCTAGCACATTTATTTGCTCAATCTCAAGCAACTTTTTGGATTTTATTTATCGTTGAGATTGGTTTATTGTTTGCTTTACAATGGAAAAAAAGAGAAGCACCGCTTAATTTGATTTTACTTTTTGCCTTTACTTTTTGTTCAGGGCTTACTCTTACTCCGCTTTTATATTCTGTTTTAGCACTTCCTGCTGGAGCTAGTATTATCGCTCAAGCTTTTGCTTTAACAACCGTAGCTTTTGGAGCTTTGAGTATTTTTGCTATGAATACAAAAAAAGATTTTACTATGATGGGAAAAATGCTTTTTATAGCATTAATCGTTATCGTGGTAGCTTCTTTGATTAATCTATTTTTTCAAAGTTCAGTTTTAAGTTTAGCAATTTCTGCTATAGGAGCGATTTTATTTTCTTTTTACATTCTTTATGATACACAAAATATCATTAGAGGAAACTATGAAACTCCTATTGAAGGTGCAGTAGCACTTTATCTTGATTTTATCAATCTTTTTATCTCTCTTCTTAATATCTTAAGAAGTTTTAATAGTAGATAATTTTTGCGAGAATAATTCTCGCAAAATTCTTTTTTCTTTCAAGTTTTTATCAAGCTTTTTAAGTTAAAATACCCATTTTAATTTTCAATAAGGAAAATTTATGATTACTCTTTTGATTATTTTGCAATTTGCGATTGTTGTTGTTATTTGTATTGCAGTTTTATTGCAAAAAAGTTCAAGCATAGGACTTGGTGCATATAGTGGAAGCAATGAAAGTTTATTTGGTGCTAAAGGTCCTGCTGGTTTTTTAGCTAAATTTACCTTTGTAATGGGCATAATACTTATTGCCAATACAATAGCCTTAAGCTATATGTATAACAATGCCAATAATAACTCACTTGCTGAAAAGGCTGAACAAATTTTACCAAAAGCACCAGATGCAAACACTACTATCCCAGTTGCACCAAGTGCACCAATAAGCGAAACAAACTCTAGCAAATAAAGGAAAACCATGCTTAATGAAATTTTTACCAAACAAAAAGAATACTGCGAAAAAAGCTTAGAAGCTTTAAAAAAAGACTTCACTACACTAAGAACAGGCAAGGTTAATATCAATATACTTGATCATATTCATGTAGATTATTATGGAACACAAACCCCCTTAAATCAAGTAGCTACCGTATTGGCAACCGATGCTTCAACCATAAGCATTAGTCCTTGGGAGAAAACCATGCTAAAAGCTATAGAAAGTGCAATAGCTGCTGCAAATATAGGGGTTAATCCTAACAATGATGGCGAAAGCGTGAAATTGTTTTTTCCGCCTATGACAAGAGAACAAAGAGAAGAAAATGTTAAACACGCAAAAGCAATGGGTGAAAAAGCTAAAGTTTCTATAAGAAATATCAGAAAAGACGCTAATGATGGGGTAAAAAAACTAGAAAAAGATAAAGCAATATCAGAAGATGAAGCTAAAAAAGCTTATGATGAAGTTCAAAAACTAACAGATACTTACACAGCAAGAGTTGATGAATTGGTAAAAAATAAAGAAGCAGAACTTTTAAAGGTTTGATGATGAATTTAGAACAAATTTATAAAGATTGTGGTGCTTATTTGCAAGGGCATTTTTTGCTTAGCTCAGGAAAGCATTCTGAGTTTTATTTGCAAAGTGCTAAAGTTTTAGAAAATCCAAAACTTGCTGCAAAACTTTGCGATGAGCTTGCAAAAATTATCACTAGCTTTAATATAGAATTTGATAGCATTTGTTCTCCAGCACTTGGAGGAATTTTAGCAGGCTATGAGCTTGCTAGAGCTTGCAATAAGCGTTTTATCTTCACCGAAAGAGTTGATGGGATAATGAGTCTTAGACGCGGTTTTGAAGTAAAAAAAGGCGAAAGATTTATTATTTGTGAAGATATCATCACAACAGGGGGTTCAGCTTTAGAAAGTGCTAAACTTATACAAGATTTAGGTGGTGAAGTTTTAGCTTTTAGTGCTTTAGCAAATCGTGGTTTTTGTGCGGTTAAAAATTTAAATAACCCTAGAAAAGAAAATGCTAAATTACCTCAAGATTTACCGCTTTTTGCCTTGGGTAATTTTGAATTTGACATTTATGAAGCAAGCCAATGTGAGCTTTGTAAAAAAGGAACAAAGGCTATTAAACCAGGTAGTCGTGGTAACTAATGAAAACTAAAGCAAAAATCGCGTCTCGTTTTTTGAGATTTAAAGCTTTTTTAATTGACATATTTTTGCTTTATGTGCCTATTTTATACCTGTTTTATTTTACTCTTGGTTCTAAAGAAGCTTTTTTAAATAATCAGTTTATTATCTTTTTATGTCCTTTATTTTTTGGACTACTTCAAACTTTATTTTTGGCTAAAAAAGCTCAAAGTCCAGGGTTAAAAGCCTATGATTTATATTTGATTGATATAAAAAATGGGCAAAAATTAAATTTTATACGAATTTTTTTGCGTTATATTATTTTTATCATAAGCTTTGGCTTACTAATTGGTTTTTTAGTAAGTTTTATTAGAAAAGATACTCTAACTTTACATGATATATTAAGCCAAAGTGCTATTGTAAGAAAGGTTAGCAATGAATAGAAAAAGAATTTATAATCCAAAATCAAATGAAACCTTAAATGATAGAAAGGTTTTTAATGGTAATCCACATGGTATTTTAAATTTTACCAAGGCAAAATACACTTGGGCTTTGAAACTTTGGGATTTAATGGAAGCAAATACTTGGTTTCCAAAAGAGGTAGATACAACAAAAGATGCGCTTGATTATCGTTGTAATCTTACTTTAGCTGAAAAAAGAATGTATGATTTGGTATGGTCTCAACTCATTTCTATGGATAGCTTTCAAACAAACAATTTAGCTGATAATATCAACCCTTATATCACTGCACCTGAAATCAATGCAGTTTTAGCACGCCAAGCCTATGAAGAGGCTAATCATTCAAAATCTTATGCGGTTATGGTAGAAGCTATTTGTGAAAATACAGATTTAATCTATGAAATGGAAAAACATGATGAGACTTTAAGAGAAAAAAATGATTTTATTTCAAGCATTTATGAAGAATTAGCCGGTGAAGTAGATGATAATAAACTTTTGCTTGCTATGGTGGCTAATCAAATTTTAGAAGGGGTGTATTTTTATAGTGGATTTACAGCTATTTATGCTCTAGCGCGTGCGGGCAAAATGCTAGGCTCAGCGCAAATGATTCGTTTTATACAAAGAGATGAAATAACGCATTTATTATTATTTCAAAATATGATAAATTCAGTGCGTAAAGAAAGAGCAGATTTATTTCACGATGAAAATATCAATAAAATTTATGATATGTTTAAAAAGGCTGGAGAACTTGAAATAAAATGGGGCAAATACATCACCCAAAATCAAATCATGGGCTTTACAGATGATATCATAGAAGAATACATCCATTATCTTGTTGATCAAAGGCTTACAGCCATTAATCTTGATAAAATTTACAATGCTAAACATCCTATTAAATGGGTGGATGATTTTTCTAAATTTAACGATCAAAAAAGTAACTTTTTTGAAAGCAAGGTGACTAATTATTCTAAAGGGAGTTTAAGTTTTGATGACTTTTAGTTTCAAAACTACCTCCTAATTATACTGACTATAAATTATTCTTTTCTTATTCTTTAATATTATTTTTTTATTTAATTTATAAAGGTAAAATTCGCATTTCATAAATTCATTTTAGGAGATGTTATGGAGTTTTTAGAACTTTTATTAATCTTAATCGCCATAATCCTAATGATAGCTAAACCAGAAAAAGAAAAATTAGCTTTTTCTTTAATAGTTATTTCTTGGGTGATTATGGTTTTTGACTACCTGGGTCGTAAATCAGGTGCAATCTTAGGTTTAATGAATCTATAAGGTGGTGAAAATGTGTGATATTAACAAGACTAAATTCTTTTACTTTTTAATGTGTATGGCAGGCTTTTTGGTTATTTTAATGCCTGTTGGAACAGCAAATTTAATCTTTGGATATATGTTGGGCGATAGCCCTTGCACCTCTTGCTGGGGACAAAGAGAGTCAATGATATTTATTGGTGTAGCGGCATTATTTATAGTGCGTTATGGAATTAAAGGAAAATTCCTTGCTTTTCTTTTAATTGCTACTGCTTTTGGCTTATGGCAATCATTCAACCACATCAGTTGGCACGCACATCGTGATCTTGATCAAGGTTTTGGTTTGCCTATTTTTGGCTTGCATACTTATTTTTGGGCTGAAGTAGTATTTTGGGCTGTTGTTTTATTGCTTGGGGTAATTTTTGCATTTGCACCAAAATTTGGATCTTTTGAAAAAGAAATGGAAGGTGCTAGCTTTAGAAAATTAACCAAATTCAACCTAGCTGCTATGGTAATTGTAGCTTTCATTGTTGCATCAAATGTTTTTCAAGCTTTCGTAAGTACTGGGCCTGTTCCATATAGCGGACAAGGTGATCCTGTGCGTTTTAGTTTAAATCCAAAATACATTATTTGGTCAGATGCTGGCTGGAGTAAAAGCTGGAAAAGTTTTTCTGTTTTAGGGCCGCGTGATGTAAAAGATCCTGACTTTGCATTTGCACCTGCAAGTGAAAAACTAGGAATTAAATTTGATAATAACACAAGCAATGCTCCATTTG
The genomic region above belongs to Campylobacter peloridis LMG 23910 and contains:
- a CDS encoding carbonic anhydrase beta; amino-acid sequence: MKNLIEGALKFMQEDFKEHAELFESLKNKQNPHTLFIGCADSRVIPNLITNTGPGELFVIRNIGNIIPPYRVGDDFLATTSAIEYAFNSLHIKNIIVCGHSNCGGCAALYASENDLKNMPNVKKWLTLLEPIKIKVSQVAKDDIAMRAWMTEKMNLVNSLQNLLTYPGIEEALNKKEIELHAWYYIIETGEIYEYDFNFENFILIQERIKKS
- a CDS encoding Bax inhibitor-1/YccA family protein, producing MSLYDRDYSNSKTQEFEGYARSDLSVFIKQTYQLFAASLLAATAGAYVGIFALAHLFAQSQATFWILFIVEIGLLFALQWKKREAPLNLILLFAFTFCSGLTLTPLLYSVLALPAGASIIAQAFALTTVAFGALSIFAMNTKKDFTMMGKMLFIALIVIVVASLINLFFQSSVLSLAISAIGAILFSFYILYDTQNIIRGNYETPIEGAVALYLDFINLFISLLNILRSFNSR
- the secG gene encoding preprotein translocase subunit SecG, with the translated sequence MITLLIILQFAIVVVICIAVLLQKSSSIGLGAYSGSNESLFGAKGPAGFLAKFTFVMGIILIANTIALSYMYNNANNNSLAEKAEQILPKAPDANTTIPVAPSAPISETNSSK
- the frr gene encoding ribosome recycling factor, producing MLNEIFTKQKEYCEKSLEALKKDFTTLRTGKVNINILDHIHVDYYGTQTPLNQVATVLATDASTISISPWEKTMLKAIESAIAAANIGVNPNNDGESVKLFFPPMTREQREENVKHAKAMGEKAKVSIRNIRKDANDGVKKLEKDKAISEDEAKKAYDEVQKLTDTYTARVDELVKNKEAELLKV
- the pyrE gene encoding orotate phosphoribosyltransferase; the encoded protein is MNLEQIYKDCGAYLQGHFLLSSGKHSEFYLQSAKVLENPKLAAKLCDELAKIITSFNIEFDSICSPALGGILAGYELARACNKRFIFTERVDGIMSLRRGFEVKKGERFIICEDIITTGGSALESAKLIQDLGGEVLAFSALANRGFCAVKNLNNPRKENAKLPQDLPLFALGNFEFDIYEASQCELCKKGTKAIKPGSRGN
- a CDS encoding RDD family protein encodes the protein MKTKAKIASRFLRFKAFLIDIFLLYVPILYLFYFTLGSKEAFLNNQFIIFLCPLFFGLLQTLFLAKKAQSPGLKAYDLYLIDIKNGQKLNFIRIFLRYIIFIISFGLLIGFLVSFIRKDTLTLHDILSQSAIVRKVSNE
- a CDS encoding aerobic ribonucleoside-diphosphate reductase Ia, B2 protein subunit NrdB, with translation MNRKRIYNPKSNETLNDRKVFNGNPHGILNFTKAKYTWALKLWDLMEANTWFPKEVDTTKDALDYRCNLTLAEKRMYDLVWSQLISMDSFQTNNLADNINPYITAPEINAVLARQAYEEANHSKSYAVMVEAICENTDLIYEMEKHDETLREKNDFISSIYEELAGEVDDNKLLLAMVANQILEGVYFYSGFTAIYALARAGKMLGSAQMIRFIQRDEITHLLLFQNMINSVRKERADLFHDENINKIYDMFKKAGELEIKWGKYITQNQIMGFTDDIIEEYIHYLVDQRLTAINLDKIYNAKHPIKWVDDFSKFNDQKSNFFESKVTNYSKGSLSFDDF